In a single window of the Tistrella mobilis genome:
- a CDS encoding YqhG/Tai3 family protein, protein MLICNALPHIARAEEIYGSTLDAQAHAARAAAAEDGVEVSQLAEAFCAVYPDLRGGGLPSPAARHALEPLITLGLDGALTAARHLHDAAIRQAPGDKPPFADGDLFSSLFEGATSCRVGAVTLARNTASVELRYAYEAGTLMTGWTDRLSILRGDDGWRIDDVVYDGRWDFANTGSLRGMIESAAAAEAGLPTAD, encoded by the coding sequence TCGATGCCCAGGCCCATGCGGCGCGCGCTGCCGCGGCCGAAGACGGGGTCGAAGTCTCACAGCTCGCCGAGGCCTTCTGTGCCGTCTATCCGGACCTCCGCGGCGGCGGTCTGCCGTCGCCCGCAGCACGGCACGCCCTTGAACCTTTGATCACCCTCGGCCTGGATGGTGCGCTCACCGCCGCCCGGCATCTTCACGATGCCGCCATCCGCCAAGCCCCCGGCGACAAACCGCCCTTCGCCGATGGCGATCTGTTCTCCAGCCTGTTCGAGGGCGCCACGAGCTGCCGTGTCGGCGCCGTGACCCTGGCGCGCAACACCGCCTCGGTCGAGCTGCGCTATGCCTACGAGGCCGGCACGCTGATGACCGGCTGGACCGATCGCCTGTCGATCCTGCGCGGCGATGACGGCTGGCGGATCGATGACGTCGTCTATGACGGCCGCTGGGATTTCGCCAACACCGGCAGCCTGCGCGGCATGATCGAGAGTGCCGCTGCAGCCGAGGCCGGTCTGCCGACGGCGGATTGA
- a CDS encoding NHLP bacteriocin export ABC transporter permease/ATPase subunit, which translates to MTAASSDSAGLPAIDPELVEAKAELLAKIDGVRRQVGYHNPFLLDRPDLIWLVLEGAVDLYAVPVRDGEVIGVGIHVGRVPAGELVFSPGLVPSAGALVAAEEGADLALRAVAVMGTELFEAKRADVAEGDFDLIVVDWLDRWIGHMAGLAVPGAGARAAELLEAEPGQEVPAGRVLGPQPEDVIWVQCNSGRVRLMGLPELEYGRNDPPIPVARHLWVETAEDAILSPAYTPTVLFRDMAWEALDAFHHMVLTATARRLAEAAEQDGGRLETRRDASRRRFETSLGRIGRLLDRHGQTETAGLAEGAGPLIAAVDRVARETGIDPASRGAKPRGRRVLDIAQSLRLRCRRVTLTGDWWRRPGAPLVAFIGETGAGERGRPVALLPAADGRWRLVDPETDGPDGPGRPVTRAEVDSLSGEGWMLYRPFPAKPMSVGEVWRFGLYGLKGDVRTIMACGLLAALTGLLTPIASGALFSNVIPRADLQTHLWVVLALLAGAVGILTFAVVRGIALLRLQATMDSSVQSAVWDRLLALPAPFFRRFTGGDLADRANSVSAIRELLTGSALQVGLDALFSLVSLTLLFWYSAKLALVALGVLLVQVLVTGILLRIQLPDQRALLSLGGRIEGLVFQLLTGLSKLRVSAAEPRAFARWAEEFSVRKRLTYRVRLNAAAQGALAQLFPVLGTLAVYLSVATLLTGPDGRPEFGIGPFMAFTAAFGQLTMAMTSLVATAGTVLAIVPLYERVTPILTEMPEITPDRAHPGEITGRIEFSHVTFAYAPDAPPVLDDLSLTIESGGYIAFVGESGSGKSTLLRLLLGFELPQSGGVYFDGMDQAGLDLTALRRQIGVVLQNGRLMSGSIFDNIVGSWPLTQDDAWAAARLAGLDEDIRALPMGMHTVLSEGGGTLSGGQRQRLMIARALVHRPRILVLDEATSALDNRTQAIVNDSISKLNMTRIVVAHRLSTIQDAHQIYVMKSGRLVEQGDYRSLMALDGEFAALARRQLL; encoded by the coding sequence ATGACCGCGGCATCGTCTGACAGCGCCGGTCTGCCGGCGATCGATCCGGAACTCGTCGAGGCCAAGGCCGAGCTGCTGGCCAAGATCGACGGCGTGCGGCGCCAGGTCGGCTATCACAATCCCTTCCTGCTCGACCGGCCCGATCTCATCTGGCTGGTGCTGGAAGGTGCGGTCGATCTTTATGCCGTGCCGGTGCGTGACGGCGAGGTGATCGGCGTCGGCATTCATGTCGGCCGGGTGCCGGCCGGCGAGCTGGTGTTCTCGCCCGGCCTGGTGCCGTCGGCAGGGGCGCTGGTCGCGGCGGAAGAGGGGGCCGATCTGGCACTCCGCGCCGTCGCCGTGATGGGTACCGAACTCTTCGAGGCGAAGCGCGCCGACGTTGCCGAGGGCGATTTCGACCTGATCGTGGTCGACTGGCTGGACCGCTGGATCGGCCATATGGCCGGGCTTGCGGTGCCAGGCGCCGGTGCCCGCGCGGCCGAGCTTCTGGAAGCCGAGCCGGGCCAGGAGGTGCCGGCCGGTCGGGTGCTGGGGCCGCAGCCCGAAGACGTGATCTGGGTTCAGTGCAACAGCGGCCGGGTGCGGCTGATGGGCCTGCCGGAGCTGGAATACGGCCGCAATGACCCGCCGATACCGGTCGCCCGCCATCTCTGGGTCGAGACGGCCGAGGATGCGATCCTCTCGCCGGCCTATACGCCGACGGTGCTGTTCCGCGACATGGCCTGGGAGGCGCTGGACGCTTTCCACCACATGGTGCTGACGGCCACCGCCCGGCGGCTTGCCGAGGCGGCCGAGCAGGATGGCGGCCGGCTGGAAACCCGTCGGGACGCCAGCCGGCGCCGGTTCGAGACCTCGCTCGGCCGCATCGGGCGCCTGCTCGACCGCCACGGGCAGACGGAGACGGCCGGCCTTGCCGAGGGTGCCGGCCCGCTTATTGCCGCGGTCGATCGTGTGGCCCGCGAGACCGGGATCGATCCGGCCTCGCGCGGCGCGAAGCCGCGCGGCAGACGGGTGCTCGACATCGCCCAGAGCCTGAGGCTGCGCTGTCGGCGGGTGACGCTGACCGGCGACTGGTGGCGCCGTCCGGGCGCACCCCTGGTCGCCTTCATCGGTGAGACCGGGGCGGGGGAGCGCGGCCGACCCGTGGCCCTGCTGCCCGCTGCCGATGGCCGCTGGCGGCTGGTCGATCCCGAGACCGACGGGCCGGACGGGCCGGGCCGACCGGTCACCCGTGCCGAGGTCGACAGCCTGAGCGGCGAGGGCTGGATGCTCTACCGGCCGTTCCCGGCCAAGCCGATGTCGGTGGGAGAGGTCTGGCGGTTCGGCCTGTACGGCCTGAAAGGCGATGTCCGCACGATCATGGCCTGCGGGCTGCTGGCGGCGCTGACCGGCCTGCTGACCCCGATCGCCAGCGGGGCGCTGTTTTCCAATGTCATTCCGCGGGCCGATCTGCAGACCCATCTCTGGGTGGTGCTGGCACTGCTGGCGGGTGCGGTCGGCATCCTGACCTTCGCCGTGGTGCGCGGCATTGCGCTGCTGCGGCTGCAGGCGACCATGGACAGCTCGGTACAATCGGCGGTCTGGGACCGGCTGCTTGCCCTGCCGGCACCCTTCTTCCGCCGGTTCACCGGCGGCGATCTGGCCGATCGTGCCAACAGCGTCTCGGCGATCCGTGAATTGCTGACCGGCTCGGCCTTGCAGGTGGGGCTGGATGCCCTGTTTTCGCTGGTCAGCCTGACCCTGCTGTTCTGGTACAGCGCGAAGCTCGCCCTGGTCGCACTGGGCGTACTGCTGGTCCAGGTGCTGGTGACGGGCATTCTGCTCAGGATCCAGCTGCCCGATCAGCGGGCGCTGCTCAGCCTGGGCGGGCGGATCGAGGGGCTGGTCTTCCAGCTGCTGACCGGGCTGTCCAAGCTGCGTGTGTCTGCTGCTGAACCGCGCGCCTTCGCCCGCTGGGCCGAAGAGTTTTCGGTGCGCAAGCGGCTGACCTATCGGGTGCGGCTGAATGCGGCGGCCCAGGGGGCGCTGGCGCAGCTTTTCCCCGTGCTGGGCACGCTGGCGGTCTATCTCTCGGTCGCGACCCTGCTGACCGGGCCCGACGGTCGGCCGGAATTCGGCATCGGCCCGTTCATGGCCTTCACTGCCGCTTTCGGCCAGCTGACCATGGCGATGACCTCTCTGGTCGCGACGGCCGGCACCGTGCTCGCCATCGTCCCGCTTTACGAACGGGTGACGCCGATCCTGACCGAGATGCCCGAGATCACCCCCGACCGGGCCCATCCGGGCGAGATCACCGGCCGGATCGAGTTCTCTCACGTCACCTTCGCTTACGCACCCGATGCGCCGCCGGTGCTGGACGATCTGTCGCTGACGATCGAATCGGGCGGCTATATCGCCTTCGTCGGCGAAAGCGGCTCGGGCAAGTCGACCCTGCTGCGCCTGCTGCTCGGTTTCGAGCTGCCGCAATCGGGCGGTGTCTATTTCGACGGCATGGATCAGGCCGGCCTGGACCTGACGGCACTCCGCCGGCAGATCGGCGTGGTGCTGCAGAACGGCCGGCTGATGTCGGGCAGCATTTTCGACAACATCGTCGGCTCCTGGCCGCTGACCCAGGACGATGCCTGGGCGGCGGCGCGCCTTGCAGGCCTGGACGAGGATATCCGGGCCCTGCCCATGGGCATGCACACGGTGCTGTCGGAAGGTGGCGGCACACTCTCGGGCGGGCAGCGCCAGCGGCTGATGATCGCCCGGGCCCTGGTCCACCGGCCACGCATCCTGGTGCTGGACGAGGCGACCAGCGCGCTCGACAACCGCACCCAGGCGATCGTCAATGACAGCATTTCGAAGCTGAACATGACCCGGATCGTGGTCGCGCATCGCCTGTCGACCATTCAGGACGCCCATCAGATCTATGTCATGAAATCGGGCCGGCTGGTGGAGCAGGGCGACTATCGCAGCCTGATGGCGCTGGACGGCGAATTCGCGGCCCTGGCCCGGCGCCAGCTGCTGTAG